From the Rhodanobacter soli genome, one window contains:
- a CDS encoding NADPH-dependent FMN reductase, with product MTAPAQRVLCLSGSLRRTSSNTAALQAARQLAPSTIDLELYEGLGALPLFNPDDEMAAVPASVSALREAVGRADALLIACPEYAHGVPGAFKNLLDWLVGSLEFPGKPVLLLNTAARGSYHAQEALAEILVTMSAQLLAPQPVLVALPGAGCSAAQVLVSAERCAELQAALDVLVEALPVA from the coding sequence ATGACGGCGCCGGCGCAGCGCGTGCTGTGCCTGTCCGGCAGCCTGCGCCGGACATCGTCGAATACGGCGGCGCTGCAGGCGGCGAGGCAACTTGCGCCGTCGACGATCGACCTCGAACTGTACGAGGGACTCGGCGCCTTGCCGCTGTTCAATCCCGACGATGAGATGGCGGCCGTGCCCGCGTCGGTATCGGCCCTGCGCGAAGCCGTCGGTCGCGCGGATGCCTTGCTGATCGCCTGTCCCGAGTATGCGCATGGCGTGCCCGGCGCGTTCAAGAACCTGCTCGACTGGCTGGTCGGCAGCCTGGAATTTCCGGGCAAGCCGGTGCTGCTGCTGAACACGGCCGCGCGCGGTTCGTACCATGCGCAGGAAGCGCTGGCCGAGATCCTGGTCACCATGTCCGCGCAGTTGCTGGCACCGCAGCCCGTGCTGGTGGCATTGCCCGGCGCCGGTTGCAGCGCGGCGCAGGTGCTGGTCAGTGCAGAACGTTGTGCGGAATTGCAGGCTGCATTGGATGTTCTGGTCGAGGCTTTGCCCGTGGCGTGA
- a CDS encoding PadR family transcriptional regulator, producing the protein MDDSVSQLKKFQKELSSGTVSLVLLAVLGQSRQPMYGYQIAKRLEEVGEGVLAGKQSALYPVLRNLEGAGLLASEVEPSVSGPPRRYYRITKPGREVLREWVAAWNATRDSVDNVLQGGV; encoded by the coding sequence GTGGACGATAGCGTCAGCCAGTTGAAGAAGTTCCAGAAGGAGCTTTCCAGCGGCACCGTGTCGCTGGTGCTGCTGGCGGTGCTGGGGCAGTCGCGCCAGCCGATGTACGGCTACCAGATCGCCAAGCGTCTGGAAGAAGTGGGCGAGGGCGTGCTGGCCGGCAAGCAGAGCGCGCTGTATCCGGTGCTGCGCAATCTGGAGGGCGCCGGCCTGCTCGCTAGCGAGGTCGAGCCGTCCGTCAGCGGGCCGCCGCGCCGCTATTACCGCATCACCAAACCGGGGCGCGAGGTATTGCGCGAATGGGTCGCCGCATGGAACGCCACCCGCGATTCCGTCGATAACGTCTTGCAAGGAGGGGTGTAA
- the dcd gene encoding dCTP deaminase, which yields MSIKPDKWIRRMAESHGMIEPFEPGQVKLREGNKLISYGTSSYGYDVRCAREFKIFTNINSTIVDPKAFDPTSFVDVEADVCIIPPNSFALARTVEYFRIPRKVLTICLGKSTYARCGIIVNVTPLEPEWEGHVTLEFSNTTPLPAKIYANEGVAQMLFLESDEECETSYKDRGGKYQGQQGVTLPRT from the coding sequence GTGAGCATCAAACCCGACAAGTGGATTCGTCGCATGGCCGAGAGCCACGGCATGATCGAGCCGTTCGAGCCCGGCCAGGTCAAGCTGCGCGAAGGCAACAAGCTGATTTCCTACGGAACCTCCAGCTACGGTTATGACGTGCGTTGCGCGCGCGAGTTCAAGATCTTCACCAACATCAACTCCACCATCGTCGACCCGAAGGCGTTCGACCCGACCAGCTTCGTCGACGTGGAGGCGGACGTATGCATCATCCCGCCGAACTCGTTCGCGCTGGCGCGCACGGTCGAGTACTTCCGCATACCGCGCAAGGTGCTGACGATCTGCCTGGGCAAGAGCACCTACGCGCGCTGCGGCATCATCGTCAACGTGACGCCGCTGGAGCCGGAATGGGAAGGCCACGTGACGCTGGAGTTCTCCAACACCACGCCGCTGCCCGCAAAAATCTACGCCAACGAAGGTGTGGCGCAGATGCTGTTCCTCGAATCCGATGAGGAATGCGAAACCAGCTACAAGGACCGCGGCGGCAAGTACCAGGGCCAGCAGGGCGTGACTTTGCCGCGCACCTGA
- a CDS encoding M23 family metallopeptidase — protein MNIRNIATAVILILGLALVGWRTSAHEPAVEMHVGNPLRLAKVMGQQRLVYELHVTNISDVPVELSALDILDAGGKPFLHLEQKALSTRTALKNGGSVLAAHAQTVVYLTVDFGATAPTAIRHRLTVKHGGAETVIMGSSVPVVAIEGPVLAAPLRGGPWVAVYSDEWPRGHRRVFYGTGGHARLPGRFAIDWMKVDAQGRTLRNDSGLASSSLSYGAEVLAVADARVVAARDGITEAARISDNHAHPHPDAAGNYISLALEGGQFATYEHLRPGSLKVAKGDHVSAGQVLAEVGFTGDSTEPHLHFHVSDSPSPLEGEGMPYSLSRVLLLGRFTDWNELGSRRWQDLRPHVVDREFPQGGDVVDFK, from the coding sequence ATGAACATTCGAAATATTGCCACGGCCGTCATCCTGATCCTGGGACTCGCCCTGGTCGGCTGGCGGACATCGGCGCACGAGCCCGCCGTGGAGATGCACGTCGGAAATCCGCTCCGTCTGGCCAAGGTCATGGGGCAGCAGCGCCTGGTGTACGAGCTCCATGTCACCAACATTTCCGATGTGCCCGTGGAGCTCAGCGCACTCGATATCCTGGACGCCGGCGGGAAGCCCTTCCTGCATCTGGAACAGAAGGCGCTAAGCACCCGCACCGCCCTGAAGAACGGTGGCAGCGTCCTGGCGGCACATGCGCAAACGGTGGTGTATCTGACCGTTGATTTCGGCGCCACGGCGCCGACGGCCATCCGGCACCGGCTGACCGTGAAGCACGGCGGAGCCGAGACCGTCATCATGGGCTCCAGCGTGCCGGTCGTGGCGATCGAGGGACCCGTGCTCGCAGCACCGCTCAGAGGCGGGCCCTGGGTCGCGGTCTACAGCGATGAATGGCCTCGCGGGCATCGTCGCGTCTTTTACGGAACGGGCGGACATGCCCGTCTGCCTGGCCGCTTCGCGATCGACTGGATGAAGGTCGATGCGCAGGGAAGGACGCTGAGGAATGATTCCGGCCTCGCCTCCAGCTCGCTTTCCTATGGCGCCGAAGTACTGGCTGTCGCCGATGCCCGTGTGGTCGCGGCACGGGACGGCATCACGGAGGCGGCAAGGATCTCCGACAACCATGCTCATCCGCACCCGGATGCCGCGGGAAATTACATTTCATTGGCGCTCGAAGGCGGGCAATTCGCCACCTACGAGCATCTCCGCCCGGGGAGCCTGAAAGTCGCCAAGGGAGACCACGTCAGCGCAGGACAAGTGCTCGCGGAGGTCGGGTTCACCGGCGATTCGACGGAACCCCACCTGCACTTCCACGTGTCGGATTCACCCAGTCCGCTGGAAGGCGAAGGCATGCCTTACTCCCTGAGTCGCGTCCTCCTGCTCGGGCGCTTCACGGATTGGAACGAGCTGGGATCGCGGCGATGGCAGGATCTCCGGCCGCACGTTGTCGACCGCGAATTTCCTCAGGGAGGTGACGTGGTCGATTTCAAATGA
- a CDS encoding MFS transporter — MRATRLIFLVSGIGMAAWAPMVPYAKARLGLDEASLGLLLLAFGGGSMVSMPLVGFLTHRFGSRRVIGVGGLMLCLALPLLAIAPSTATLALGLLYFGVALGAVDVAMNAHAVEVERRDGRPLMSGFHGLFSVGGLGGAAGMSLLLALGMSLTVAAVAISALLAVVVATQWPRLIDEVDDAGERAAAFGMPRGIVLVLGLLCFISFLAEGSMLDWSAVFLRDFRGFSAASAGIGYAAFSVAMALGRLTGDRTIARFGPVLTVRIGACIAATGFLLASLLAWPPAALVGFVLVGLGAANIVPVMFGAAGRLPGASPGMSIATVTTLGYAGLLSGPALIGFLAQASSLPVALAAVAGLLLLTAASAGLAKV, encoded by the coding sequence GTGCGTGCCACCCGCCTGATCTTCCTGGTTTCAGGCATCGGCATGGCCGCCTGGGCACCGATGGTGCCGTACGCAAAGGCGCGGCTCGGCCTCGACGAAGCTTCGCTCGGCCTGTTGCTGCTGGCCTTCGGCGGTGGCTCGATGGTGTCGATGCCGCTGGTCGGCTTTCTCACCCACCGCTTCGGCAGCCGCCGCGTGATCGGCGTCGGCGGACTGATGCTGTGCCTGGCGCTGCCGCTTTTGGCGATCGCGCCCAGCACGGCGACGCTGGCACTCGGCCTGCTCTACTTCGGCGTGGCGCTGGGTGCGGTGGACGTGGCGATGAACGCGCATGCGGTGGAGGTGGAGCGCCGGGACGGCCGCCCGTTGATGTCCGGCTTCCACGGCCTGTTCAGCGTCGGCGGATTGGGCGGGGCGGCAGGCATGAGCCTGCTGCTGGCGCTGGGCATGTCGCTGACCGTCGCGGCCGTCGCCATTTCCGCGCTGCTGGCCGTCGTGGTGGCGACGCAGTGGCCGCGCCTGATCGACGAGGTCGACGACGCCGGCGAGCGCGCGGCGGCGTTCGGCATGCCACGCGGCATCGTGCTGGTGCTGGGCCTTTTGTGTTTCATCAGCTTCCTGGCCGAGGGCTCGATGCTGGACTGGAGCGCGGTCTTCCTGCGCGACTTCCGCGGCTTTTCGGCGGCCTCCGCAGGTATCGGCTATGCCGCGTTTTCGGTGGCGATGGCGCTGGGCCGACTCACCGGCGACCGCACCATCGCGCGCTTCGGCCCGGTGCTGACCGTGCGCATCGGCGCTTGTATCGCGGCGACGGGTTTCCTGCTGGCGTCGCTGCTGGCGTGGCCACCGGCGGCCTTGGTCGGCTTCGTGCTGGTGGGACTGGGCGCCGCCAACATCGTGCCGGTGATGTTCGGCGCGGCCGGTCGTCTGCCCGGCGCTTCGCCCGGCATGTCGATCGCCACGGTAACCACCCTGGGTTACGCCGGTCTGCTCAGCGGCCCCGCGCTGATCGGTTTCCTGGCCCAGGCCAGCAGCCTGCCGGTGGCGCTGGCGGCGGTGGCCGGCCTGTTGCTGCTGACGGCCGCTTCGGCCGGGCTGGCAAAGGTGTGA
- a CDS encoding RnfABCDGE type electron transport complex subunit B: protein MSDPVTVLADRIDAVLPQTQCEQCGYHGCRPYAEAIARGDAEINQCPPGGAAGIEKLAALLQRPVLPLDPDHGVEKPRMLARIVEADCIGCTKCIQACPVDAIVGASKLMHTVLADDCTGCELCVPACPVDCIVLEPMPPAQIDAAHADAARAHFQRREARLQRQRDEREAELAERKAAVDAAAGPINPVLAALARAKAKQQEPKP from the coding sequence ATGAGTGATCCCGTCACCGTTCTGGCCGACCGCATCGACGCCGTGCTGCCGCAGACGCAATGCGAGCAGTGCGGCTATCACGGTTGCCGGCCGTATGCGGAGGCGATCGCGCGCGGCGATGCCGAAATCAACCAGTGCCCGCCCGGCGGCGCGGCCGGTATCGAAAAGCTCGCCGCGCTGCTGCAGCGACCGGTGCTGCCGCTGGATCCCGACCATGGTGTGGAAAAGCCGCGCATGCTGGCGCGCATCGTCGAGGCCGACTGCATCGGCTGCACCAAATGCATCCAGGCCTGCCCGGTCGACGCGATCGTGGGCGCGTCGAAGCTGATGCACACCGTGCTCGCCGACGACTGCACCGGCTGCGAGCTGTGCGTGCCGGCCTGCCCGGTCGATTGCATCGTGCTCGAACCGATGCCGCCCGCGCAGATCGACGCGGCGCACGCCGACGCGGCGCGCGCGCACTTCCAGCGCCGCGAGGCACGCCTGCAACGCCAACGCGACGAACGCGAGGCCGAGCTGGCCGAACGCAAGGCCGCGGTGGATGCCGCGGCCGGGCCGATCAATCCCGTACTGGCCGCGCTGGCCCGCGCCAAGGCGAAACAGCAGGAACCGAAACCGTGA
- the metG gene encoding methionine--tRNA ligase, with protein sequence MSRRLLVTNALPYANGPLHMGHLLGYIQADIWVRAQRMSGNKVVYVCADDAHGTPIMLAAEKAGMTPEAFIAGIREGHEADFAAFGVAFDQYHTTHSDENRELSTLIYTRLRDAGYIARRSIQQLFDPEKQMFLPDRYIKGVCPNCGTPDQYGDNCEHCGATYAPTDLINPYSVMSGATPVLRDSEHYFFELGKFEGLLRDWFAGKLTHGKPVANSGVAAKLREWLDGGLKDWDISRDAPYFGFPIPDAPGKFFYVWLDAPVGYLASFKALCDRTRLKFDDFLAPDSSAEMHHFIGKDIINFHGLFWPAMLHGAGFRTPTALHVNGYLTVNGAKMSKSRGTFIQARTYLDAGLHPGFLRYYFASMLSDAPVDVDLDLKAFEERVNSHLVGKWVNIASRTAGFVHKYFGGRLAPQFSAEETALWNTLLEHYDGIAALYESGDFAEVTRRFVLIADLVNGHIAAKAPWSMAKDESRRDELHQVCSFALTAFRLLAGMLKPILPITVAAAEQFLAAPIADFDDARATLRNHAIHAFEPLLGRIDPKRIEAMVEASKDSLGGPAEAPAAPKKKKAMNDSPRPAAAIADPAPATAATISIDDFARLDLRIGKVTACEFVDGSDKLLRFELDAGALGTRQIFSGIRAAYAEPEKLVGRNVVFIANLAPRKMRFGLSEGMILSAGDGGSDLFLLDADQGAQPGATVR encoded by the coding sequence ATGAGTCGTCGCCTGCTCGTCACCAACGCCCTGCCCTATGCCAATGGCCCGCTGCACATGGGCCATCTGCTGGGCTACATCCAGGCCGACATCTGGGTGCGCGCGCAGCGGATGAGCGGCAACAAGGTGGTCTACGTCTGCGCCGACGACGCGCACGGCACGCCGATCATGCTGGCTGCGGAGAAGGCCGGCATGACGCCCGAGGCCTTCATCGCCGGCATCCGCGAGGGCCACGAGGCGGATTTCGCCGCGTTCGGCGTGGCGTTCGACCAGTACCACACCACCCATTCGGACGAGAACCGCGAGCTGTCGACGCTGATCTACACGCGCCTGCGCGACGCCGGCTACATCGCCAGGCGCAGCATCCAGCAGCTGTTCGATCCGGAAAAGCAGATGTTCCTGCCGGACCGCTACATCAAGGGCGTCTGCCCGAACTGCGGCACGCCGGATCAGTACGGCGACAACTGCGAGCACTGCGGCGCCACCTACGCACCGACCGACCTGATCAACCCGTACTCGGTGATGTCCGGCGCCACGCCGGTGCTGCGCGACTCGGAGCACTACTTCTTCGAACTGGGCAAGTTCGAGGGACTGTTGCGCGACTGGTTCGCCGGCAAGCTCACCCATGGCAAGCCGGTGGCGAACAGCGGCGTGGCGGCGAAGCTGCGCGAGTGGCTGGACGGCGGCCTGAAGGACTGGGACATCTCGCGCGACGCGCCCTACTTCGGCTTCCCGATTCCCGACGCGCCCGGCAAGTTCTTCTACGTGTGGCTGGACGCACCGGTCGGCTACCTGGCCAGCTTCAAGGCGCTGTGCGACCGCACCCGGCTGAAGTTCGACGATTTCCTCGCTCCCGACAGCAGCGCCGAAATGCACCACTTCATCGGCAAGGACATCATCAACTTCCACGGCTTGTTCTGGCCGGCGATGCTGCACGGCGCCGGCTTCCGCACGCCGACCGCGCTGCACGTCAACGGCTACCTCACGGTGAACGGCGCGAAGATGTCCAAGTCGCGTGGAACCTTCATCCAGGCGCGCACCTACCTGGACGCCGGCCTGCATCCGGGATTCCTGCGCTACTACTTCGCCAGCATGCTCAGCGACGCGCCGGTCGACGTGGATCTCGACCTCAAGGCGTTCGAGGAGCGCGTCAATTCGCACCTGGTCGGCAAGTGGGTGAACATCGCCAGCCGCACCGCCGGCTTCGTGCACAAGTATTTCGGCGGCCGCCTGGCGCCGCAGTTCAGCGCCGAGGAAACCGCGCTGTGGAACACCCTGCTGGAGCACTACGACGGCATTGCCGCGCTGTACGAGAGCGGCGACTTCGCCGAAGTCACCCGCCGCTTCGTGCTGATAGCCGACCTGGTCAACGGCCACATCGCCGCCAAGGCGCCATGGAGCATGGCCAAGGACGAAAGCCGCCGCGACGAACTGCACCAGGTGTGCTCGTTCGCGCTGACCGCGTTCCGCCTGCTGGCCGGCATGCTCAAGCCGATCCTGCCGATCACCGTGGCTGCCGCCGAACAGTTCCTGGCCGCGCCGATCGCCGACTTCGACGATGCCCGCGCCACGCTGCGCAACCACGCCATCCATGCCTTCGAGCCGCTGCTCGGCCGCATCGATCCCAAGCGCATCGAGGCCATGGTCGAGGCCTCGAAGGATTCGCTCGGCGGCCCGGCCGAAGCTCCCGCTGCCCCGAAAAAGAAGAAAGCCATGAACGACTCCCCCAGGCCCGCCGCCGCGATCGCCGACCCGGCCCCGGCCACGGCCGCCACCATCTCCATCGACGACTTCGCCCGGCTCGACCTGCGCATCGGCAAGGTCACCGCCTGCGAATTCGTGGACGGTTCGGACAAGCTGCTGCGCTTCGAACTGGACGCCGGCGCGCTGGGCACGCGGCAGATCTTCTCCGGCATCCGCGCGGCCTATGCCGAGCCGGAGAAACTGGTGGGCCGCAACGTGGTGTTCATCGCCAACCTGGCCCCGCGCAAGATGCGCTTCGGCTTGTCCGAAGGCATGATCCTGTCGGCCGGCGACGGCGGCAGCGACCTGTTCCTGCTCGACGCCGACCAGGGCGCGCAGCCCGGCGCCACCGTGCGCTGA
- a CDS encoding class I SAM-dependent DNA methyltransferase, which yields MSKTYDRAYFDKWYRNPRHAVGSPAELRRKVAMVVAQAEYYLGRPVRNVLDVGCGEATWRAPLRALRPDIAYRGLDASEYVVARYGRSRNIGLARFGQLEQLRFDTRFDLIVCTDVLHYLKPAEIRAGLQGIGEMLEGVVFLEVFTSRDDVAGDHHGFVSRAPAWYLREFGKVGLLPCGSHCYLGPRLERHIAALERAQLPA from the coding sequence ATGTCCAAGACCTACGACCGCGCCTATTTCGACAAGTGGTACCGCAACCCGCGGCATGCGGTGGGGTCGCCGGCGGAGCTGCGGCGCAAGGTGGCGATGGTGGTGGCGCAGGCCGAGTACTACCTCGGCCGGCCGGTGCGCAACGTGCTCGACGTGGGTTGCGGCGAGGCGACCTGGCGCGCACCGCTGCGCGCGTTGCGGCCGGACATCGCGTATCGCGGGCTGGATGCCAGCGAGTACGTGGTGGCGCGCTACGGGCGCAGCCGCAACATCGGCCTAGCCCGCTTCGGCCAGCTGGAACAGCTGCGCTTCGACACCCGCTTCGACCTGATCGTGTGCACTGACGTGCTGCATTACCTGAAGCCGGCGGAGATCCGCGCCGGGTTGCAGGGCATCGGCGAAATGCTCGAAGGCGTGGTGTTCCTGGAGGTGTTCACCAGCCGTGACGACGTGGCCGGCGACCACCACGGTTTCGTCTCGCGCGCGCCGGCCTGGTACCTGCGCGAGTTCGGCAAGGTGGGCTTGTTGCCGTGCGGCTCGCATTGCTACCTGGGACCGCGGCTGGAACGCCACATCGCGGCGCTGGAACGCGCGCAGCTGCCGGCCTGA
- the apbC gene encoding iron-sulfur cluster carrier protein ApbC: MTQANEALVRQILGDLIDTHTGAPLAEAVRAVGVDGAKVSVDLQLGYPAAGAIDVLVARAREALQADPAIESAAVSITSRIHVHKVQGTLGPLPNVKNIIVVASGKGGVGKSTVSANLALALQAEGAKVGVMDADIYGPSQPTMLGVHGKPASPDGKSIIPMQAHGMPVMSIGFLVEEDTPMIWRGPMVTQAMMQLLTDTRWEQLDYLIVDLPPGTGDIQLTLSQKVPVAGAVIVTTPQDIALLDARKALKMFEKVEVPVLGVVENMATHVCSNCGHEEHIFGEGGGERMSTQYGVPYLGSLPLDIRIREQADSGNPTVAAMPDSDLAMRYREIARNAAGRLSRQPRNKSLGLGKIVVQGAPTA; encoded by the coding sequence ATGACACAGGCGAACGAAGCCCTGGTCCGCCAGATCCTTGGCGACCTCATCGACACCCATACCGGTGCGCCGCTGGCCGAAGCCGTGCGCGCGGTCGGCGTGGACGGCGCGAAGGTGTCGGTGGACCTGCAACTGGGCTATCCGGCCGCCGGTGCGATCGACGTGCTGGTTGCACGCGCGCGCGAAGCGTTGCAGGCCGATCCGGCGATCGAGTCGGCCGCCGTGTCGATCACCAGCCGCATCCACGTGCACAAGGTGCAGGGCACATTGGGGCCGCTGCCGAACGTGAAGAACATCATCGTGGTGGCGTCCGGCAAGGGCGGCGTGGGCAAGTCCACGGTGTCGGCGAACCTGGCGCTGGCGCTGCAGGCCGAAGGCGCGAAGGTCGGCGTGATGGACGCCGACATCTACGGTCCCAGCCAGCCGACCATGCTGGGCGTGCACGGCAAGCCGGCCTCGCCGGACGGCAAGAGCATCATCCCGATGCAGGCGCACGGCATGCCGGTGATGTCGATCGGCTTCCTGGTGGAAGAGGACACGCCGATGATCTGGCGCGGCCCGATGGTCACCCAGGCGATGATGCAGTTGCTTACCGACACGCGCTGGGAACAGCTCGACTACCTGATCGTCGACCTGCCGCCGGGCACCGGCGACATCCAGCTCACGCTGTCGCAGAAGGTGCCGGTGGCCGGCGCGGTGATCGTCACCACGCCGCAGGACATCGCCCTGCTGGATGCGCGCAAGGCGCTGAAGATGTTCGAGAAGGTCGAGGTGCCGGTGCTGGGCGTGGTGGAGAACATGGCCACGCATGTCTGCTCGAATTGCGGCCACGAGGAGCACATCTTCGGCGAAGGCGGCGGCGAGCGGATGTCGACGCAATACGGCGTGCCGTACCTGGGGTCGTTGCCGCTGGACATCCGCATCCGCGAGCAGGCCGACAGCGGCAACCCCACGGTGGCAGCGATGCCCGATTCCGACCTCGCCATGCGTTATCGCGAGATCGCCCGCAACGCGGCTGGCCGGCTGTCGCGCCAGCCGCGCAACAAGTCGCTGGGGCTGGGCAAGATCGTGGTGCAAGGCGCGCCCACGGCATGA
- the nth gene encoding endonuclease III: MKRADVIELFSRLRELDPHPTTELVYSTPFELLVAVVLSAQATDVGVNKATKKLYPVANTPQAILDLGEDGLKRYISTIGLFNAKAKNVIALCRLLIEKHGGEVPRTREALEALPGVGRKTANVMLNTAFGEPTIAVDTHIFRVANRTGLAPGKDVRAVEDKLEKVIPAEFKHDAHHWLILHGRYVCKARKPDCPHCVIRDLCRYKHKTVAD; the protein is encoded by the coding sequence GTGAAGCGTGCCGACGTGATCGAACTGTTCTCGCGCCTGCGCGAACTCGACCCGCACCCCACCACCGAACTCGTCTACAGCACGCCGTTCGAGCTGCTGGTCGCCGTAGTGCTGTCGGCACAGGCCACCGACGTGGGTGTGAACAAGGCCACGAAAAAACTCTACCCCGTGGCGAACACGCCGCAGGCGATCCTCGACCTCGGCGAGGACGGCCTGAAGCGCTACATCAGCACGATCGGCCTGTTCAACGCGAAGGCGAAGAACGTCATCGCACTGTGCCGGCTGCTGATCGAGAAACACGGCGGCGAAGTGCCACGCACGCGCGAGGCGCTGGAAGCGCTGCCCGGCGTGGGCCGCAAGACCGCCAACGTGATGCTCAACACCGCATTCGGCGAGCCGACCATCGCGGTCGACACGCACATCTTCCGCGTCGCCAACCGCACGGGACTCGCGCCGGGCAAGGACGTGCGCGCGGTCGAGGACAAACTGGAGAAGGTGATCCCCGCCGAGTTCAAGCACGACGCCCACCACTGGCTGATCCTGCACGGTCGCTACGTGTGCAAGGCGCGCAAGCCGGATTGTCCGCACTGCGTGATCCGCGACCTGTGCCGTTACAAGCACAAGACCGTGGCCGACTGA
- a CDS encoding HIT family protein yields MSEAGFALDPRLAADTRPVASLPLCDVLLMNDARYPWLILVPRRAGLVEIADLRDDEQTMLWQEVNRAAAALRAVAPCDKLNLGALGNIVRQLHVHVVARVEGDAAWPGPVWGNGQAVARGDAQARLLIATLQQQLATPDTPDT; encoded by the coding sequence ATGAGCGAGGCAGGTTTCGCGCTCGATCCCCGACTCGCGGCGGATACCCGCCCGGTCGCGTCGCTGCCGCTGTGCGACGTATTGCTGATGAACGACGCGCGCTATCCGTGGCTGATTCTGGTGCCGCGTCGCGCCGGCCTGGTCGAGATCGCCGACCTGCGCGACGACGAACAGACCATGCTGTGGCAGGAGGTGAATCGCGCCGCCGCCGCCCTGCGCGCCGTCGCCCCCTGCGACAAACTCAACCTCGGCGCACTGGGCAATATCGTGCGCCAGCTGCATGTGCATGTGGTCGCGCGGGTCGAAGGCGATGCGGCATGGCCGGGGCCGGTGTGGGGGAATGGCCAAGCCGTGGCCCGTGGCGATGCGCAGGCGAGGCTGCTGATCGCAACGCTGCAACAACAACTGGCCACCCCGGATACGCCGGACACGTAA
- a CDS encoding sensor domain-containing protein produces the protein MNAPRTIVEYLEQLRAALRGADPALIQDALYDAEEHLRAELTEQPGRGEAQMLEQVVGSYGAPDEVAEIYRDQEIKIQRALRPPPPPKRRSLAGRFFGVAADPRTYGALFYMLLSLATGIFYFTWAVTGLSLSVGLSVLIIGLPFIVLFFGSVRVLSLVEGRIVEAMLGMRMPRRPVYPTQDMSLMKRIGSMFTDVHTWTTLCYMWLMLPLGIVYFTLAVSLLSVSVALIGAPLAMLFRNDWLPGLYVNHQVVVDWGFGAHAPGWGDAIAMCAIGIVLLFATLHLARGLGRLHGHVAKHMLVPRAAD, from the coding sequence ATGAACGCGCCACGCACCATCGTCGAATACCTTGAGCAACTGCGTGCCGCGCTGCGCGGTGCCGACCCGGCCCTGATCCAGGACGCGCTGTACGACGCCGAGGAACACCTGCGCGCCGAACTGACCGAACAGCCCGGCCGCGGTGAAGCCCAGATGCTGGAACAGGTGGTCGGCAGCTACGGCGCGCCGGACGAGGTGGCCGAGATCTACCGCGACCAGGAGATCAAGATCCAGCGCGCGCTGCGTCCGCCGCCGCCGCCGAAGCGTCGTTCGCTGGCCGGGCGTTTCTTCGGCGTCGCCGCCGATCCGCGCACTTACGGCGCGCTGTTCTACATGCTGCTGTCGCTGGCCACCGGCATCTTCTACTTCACCTGGGCGGTGACCGGGTTGTCGCTGTCGGTGGGGTTGTCGGTGCTGATCATCGGCCTGCCGTTCATCGTGCTGTTCTTCGGCAGCGTGCGCGTGCTGTCGCTGGTGGAAGGACGCATCGTGGAGGCGATGCTGGGCATGCGCATGCCGCGCCGGCCGGTGTACCCGACCCAGGACATGAGCCTGATGAAGCGCATCGGCAGCATGTTCACCGACGTGCACACCTGGACGACGCTTTGCTACATGTGGCTGATGCTGCCGCTGGGCATCGTGTACTTCACGCTTGCCGTGAGCTTGCTCAGCGTGTCGGTGGCCCTCATCGGCGCGCCGCTGGCGATGCTGTTCCGCAACGATTGGCTGCCCGGGCTGTACGTGAACCACCAGGTCGTCGTGGACTGGGGTTTCGGTGCGCATGCGCCGGGTTGGGGCGACGCGATCGCGATGTGCGCGATCGGCATCGTGCTGCTGTTCGCCACCCTGCACCTAGCGCGCGGCTTGGGCCGCCTGCACGGGCATGTCGCCAAGCACATGCTGGTGCCGCGCGCGGCGGATTGA
- a CDS encoding DUF2147 domain-containing protein translates to MKHAFRLAFAAGLLLAAGTALAANDTPAGTWKTIDDATHQPKSIVEITEHNGEYQAKIVELLNRSPEDVARDGEHPVCAKCDGERKNQPIVGMTIMWGVSKNDDVWDGGKILDPKNGKVYKVKLSLKDGGQKLDVHGYIGFALLGRSQIWERQN, encoded by the coding sequence ATGAAGCATGCTTTCCGCCTCGCCTTCGCCGCCGGCCTGCTGCTGGCCGCCGGCACCGCGCTGGCCGCCAACGACACGCCGGCCGGCACCTGGAAGACCATCGACGACGCCACCCACCAGCCGAAGTCGATCGTCGAGATCACCGAGCACAACGGCGAGTACCAGGCGAAGATCGTGGAGCTGCTGAACCGCTCGCCGGAAGACGTGGCCCGCGACGGCGAGCACCCGGTCTGCGCCAAGTGCGATGGCGAACGCAAGAACCAGCCGATCGTGGGCATGACCATCATGTGGGGCGTCAGCAAGAACGACGACGTGTGGGACGGCGGCAAGATCCTCGATCCGAAGAACGGCAAGGTCTACAAGGTAAAGCTCTCCCTCAAGGACGGCGGCCAGAAGCTCGACGTGCACGGCTACATCGGCTTCGCCCTGCTCGGCCGCTCGCAGATCTGGGAACGGCAGAACTGA